The following coding sequences are from one Candidatus Bathyarchaeota archaeon window:
- a CDS encoding ATP-binding cassette domain-containing protein produces MIETKNLTYTYSGAGWPAIKEVSIKIEKGEFVLITGPSGCGKTTLCRCFNGLIPHFYQGELKGEITVAGLKVREHPVYELATHVGMVFQNPENQLFALTVEKDVAFGLENLGVSREEIRKRVDWALKLTGIYELRERTPTELSGGQQQRVAIASVLAMQPEVMVLDEPTSFLDPLGAKKIFEIIYELNKKLGITIVLVEHRLDLTAKYADHIIIMDGGRVVLDGEPREVLSLEEARLIGVGIPKATRLYQMLKADGMKLCEKLPLSSEEMAEKIREALKSRD; encoded by the coding sequence ATTATCGAAACAAAAAACCTAACATACACTTACTCAGGCGCCGGATGGCCGGCAATTAAAGAAGTCTCCATAAAAATTGAAAAGGGCGAATTCGTGTTAATTACCGGCCCAAGCGGATGCGGAAAGACAACACTCTGTCGATGTTTTAACGGGCTTATTCCCCATTTCTATCAAGGCGAATTGAAGGGCGAAATAACGGTTGCCGGATTAAAAGTGCGGGAACATCCTGTCTACGAATTGGCAACTCATGTAGGCATGGTTTTTCAGAATCCTGAAAACCAGCTTTTCGCATTAACTGTAGAAAAGGACGTGGCTTTTGGACTAGAAAATCTTGGAGTGTCAAGGGAAGAAATCCGCAAGCGAGTGGACTGGGCACTTAAATTAACTGGAATATATGAGTTGCGGGAGCGTACACCCACAGAACTTTCAGGAGGACAGCAGCAACGTGTAGCCATAGCCTCTGTTTTAGCCATGCAGCCCGAAGTGATGGTTCTAGATGAACCTACATCTTTTCTTGATCCCCTTGGAGCCAAAAAAATATTTGAAATCATTTACGAACTAAACAAGAAGCTTGGCATAACCATAGTGCTTGTTGAGCATAGGTTGGATTTGACGGCAAAGTACGCTGATCACATCATAATAATGGATGGAGGACGCGTTGTTTTAGACGGGGAACCCCGTGAAGTTTTGAGCCTAGAAGAAGCCCGCTTAATTGGAGTTGGCATTCCAAAGGCTACACGCCTTTACCAAATGTTGAAGGCGGATGGAATGAAACTCTGTGAAAAACTACCACTATCATCAGAGGAGATGGCTGAAAAAATTAGGGAGGCGCTTAAAAGCCGTGATTGA
- a CDS encoding ATP-binding cassette domain-containing protein, whose protein sequence is MKKLGRRLKAVIEAQNVYFTYPSGVEALRGVSLTIRDGEFVAIMGENGAGKTTLVKHFNGLLKPTKGRVLVDGTETTKVSVAALARKVGFVFQNPDHQLFCETVEDEIAFALKNFGFSEDIIEKRVTWALNLLGLSQYRKTSPFMLSGGERKRVALASVLAWDPKILILDEPTIGQDHGQKEKLRQFILQMNAQEKTVVVVTHDVEFVAECNPRVLLMRAGKIVADGEARKVLTNPEALEQASLVPPQIAQIFLNLSDIGFPREVIDLYEAREIILKAYRSRKP, encoded by the coding sequence CTGAAAAAATTAGGGAGGCGCTTAAAAGCCGTGATTGAAGCTCAAAACGTTTATTTTACTTATCCAAGTGGTGTTGAGGCATTAAGAGGTGTTTCTCTAACAATTCGAGACGGTGAATTTGTGGCCATAATGGGAGAAAACGGCGCTGGAAAAACAACCCTCGTGAAACATTTTAATGGACTTCTAAAACCAACAAAGGGAAGGGTGCTTGTAGATGGGACGGAAACCACAAAGGTCAGTGTTGCCGCTTTGGCACGTAAGGTGGGCTTTGTATTCCAAAATCCAGACCATCAGCTTTTCTGCGAAACCGTAGAGGATGAAATCGCCTTCGCCTTAAAAAATTTTGGCTTCAGCGAAGACATAATAGAAAAACGTGTCACATGGGCGCTTAACTTATTGGGGTTATCACAGTATAGGAAAACGTCGCCTTTCATGCTTAGTGGTGGCGAGAGAAAGCGTGTCGCCTTAGCTTCAGTGCTAGCTTGGGACCCAAAAATATTAATCCTAGATGAACCAACTATTGGACAGGATCACGGCCAAAAGGAAAAGCTCCGCCAATTCATTTTGCAGATGAATGCTCAAGAAAAAACCGTGGTAGTTGTAACGCATGACGTGGAGTTTGTCGCTGAATGCAACCCACGAGTGTTACTTATGCGCGCTGGAAAAATTGTTGCAGACGGGGAAGCACGAAAAGTGCTCACAAATCCAGAGGCGCTGGAGCAAGCATCTTTAGTGCCGCCGCAAATAGCCCAAATTTTTCTAAACCTTTCAGACATAGGATTTCCGAGAGAAGTGATAGACCTTTACGAGGCAAGAGAGATCATTCTAAAAGCTTATAGGAGTCGAAAACCATGA
- a CDS encoding energy-coupling factor transporter transmembrane protein EcfT: protein MSFFDGLRFRRVSSPIHNLDPRIKFIYACVIFAVAIIFWQLLPLTVLFVMQVPLVLIAGVKREWIRSMRGAAFLASIIFLTNFIYSFIASGYAVTFASLEHALAMTLRFLVLVSSFSIFFLTTSPDHLGLALEQSRVPYEFCFAFTTAVRFVPVLAEEAQTIIDAQKARGLELEKGNFLKRVRNYIPILIPLIVSAIRRSLELAEAMESRAWGATKKRTNLYVLKMHREDYIFAVITVGILAIAIFIRLYFHIPYLEELLTGRV, encoded by the coding sequence ATGAGTTTCTTCGACGGACTACGGTTTAGAAGAGTCAGCTCACCGATCCACAACCTTGATCCTAGAATAAAATTCATTTATGCATGTGTAATTTTCGCGGTGGCAATAATTTTTTGGCAGTTGCTTCCTCTCACCGTGCTTTTTGTTATGCAAGTTCCTTTAGTGCTTATTGCTGGTGTTAAGCGTGAGTGGATTCGCTCTATGAGAGGCGCAGCTTTCCTAGCCTCAATAATTTTCCTCACAAACTTCATATACTCTTTCATCGCCTCCGGCTATGCAGTTACGTTTGCCTCTTTAGAACATGCCCTAGCAATGACACTGCGGTTTTTAGTGCTGGTAAGCTCTTTCTCCATATTCTTCCTAACTACTTCGCCGGATCATTTGGGGCTAGCCCTAGAACAGTCACGGGTACCGTACGAATTTTGCTTCGCCTTTACAACGGCGGTGCGCTTCGTTCCAGTTTTAGCTGAAGAAGCCCAAACAATAATAGACGCTCAAAAAGCAAGAGGTCTAGAGCTTGAAAAGGGAAACTTTCTGAAAAGAGTTAGAAATTACATTCCAATTCTCATACCGTTAATTGTAAGCGCCATACGCAGAAGCCTCGAGCTAGCTGAAGCCATGGAATCCCGCGCTTGGGGAGCAACCAAAAAACGAACAAACCTATATGTTTTGAAAATGCACCGGGAGGATTACATTTTCGCAGTCATAACAGTTGGTATACTAGCTATAGCAATCTTCATTCGCTTATACTTTCATATACCCTACCTAGAAGAACTTTTAACCGGAAGAGTTTAA